A window of Saimiri boliviensis isolate mSaiBol1 chromosome 1, mSaiBol1.pri, whole genome shotgun sequence genomic DNA:
TAGTGAAGCCTGACTGAACAGGACTAAGGGGGTTCACATCCTGACCCTGCTGCCTGCTGGCTGTGTGGCACTGGGCAAGTCACTCAGCCTCCTGTGccctggttttctcatctgtaaatggaaatTATTAACAGTACCTAACTCAGTAGCCTATTGAGAGGACTGAGTGAGTGAATACATAAACTCTTATAAGaattcctggcacatagcaaaATCGATGCaagtatttatttgaaaataaaagggtAGTGGTTGAGCAGGACTATCCTTGAACCCCCCTTCTCCCTAACTTCTGGAATGTTCATGTTGGAGGAGACTTTGGGATTGCCTTGGCCACAGTTGCAGATGTGTGTGGTGTCCAGCATCCCGCATGAGCAAAGTGTCATTGCTGTAAGAGAAGAGAACCTCgcgccgggcgcgatggctcacgcctgtaatcccagcactttgggaggctgaggtgggcagatcacttgaggtcaggagttcaagaccagcctggccaacatggtgaaaccccatctctactaaaaatacagaaattagctgggcgtcgtggtgcacacctgtaatcccagctacgcgggaggctgaggcaggagaattgctttaaacccaggaggcagaggttgcagtgagctgagatcatgccattgcactccagcctggaccacagtctcccccgcccccaacacacacacacacaaaatggaaaagaaaaccgCTTCCCTGCTAACGCCCCTGTAGGTACATTCCCGAGCTTTGGCCCCAGCCTTTCTTTCTAGCCTGGTTCTAGGGCACCGAGCTAAGTGCCCCCAAAGCAAAATGCATTTGGAGGGGGTGGGATGGCAGCAGGAGAGGTTGAATGTTCTTTGAATAAAAGACTTTAAACAGGGCAATCTGAGTTTGGGACTTTATATGTCAACATGCCCATTTTCCCTGATTGGGCCTTTTCAGTTAAAGGAgccttattttcatttcaattcaGATGATTATAATCTCAGCAGTGGCTCAGTTTGTTGCTCCCAGAATAATATGCTTTGCTTTAGTTTCAAAACTTgtttgcagaaaaataaagccaagCAACCAGCCTGCAAAGAACCTTGGGTACTCTGGCGCTGGGCAGGTTAAGAGTCTCCTTTTCAAAGCCCAGTGGGTGAATGAGTGATGTGGGGTCTGGGGACCAGGTTCTTATGCTTAGGAGATGCAGTTTGGCCAGACACTGCTGGGGCATGTGGATTGGTACTGGGGGTAGTTCCTCACCTCCCTGAACCCCGCTTCCTCATCTCAGAAATGGGAATGTTATTGCAGACAGCCAGATatggttgttgtgaggatgaaaagaaattaattgCGGTAATAGACATACTTAGCCCAGTGCTGGCACGGGGGACATTCTCAATAAATGGAGCTGTTAATATTGTTAGCACTTGCGGTACTAATTAGTACTAATTCTGATTATTGGCAAAATAGTGCTTTTGTTTAACAACTTCATTGAAGTATAATTTGCATACTATAACATTCACTTGTTTGAAGTGAGCGACTCAGCCAGTCTCTGGTTAGTTTACAGAGCTATGCAGTCTTCACCGACACTCTAGTTTTAGGACCATTTCCATCATGTCAGAAGGATCTCTGTCCCTGTTTGCAGCCAGTGCCTGctcccacctccagcctcagACAGCCGCTAACCTGGCTTCTGTCTCAGATGCaccttattctggacatttcatgtcaGTGGCATGATAGTGCTTTCTCCCATTACTTTTCCTCATCCACTCCTCCcagtgattccttttttttttttgagacagagtctcactctgtcacccaggctggagtgcagtgccgtgaccttggctcactgcaacctctgcctcctgagttcaagcgatcctcctgcctcagccttctggattCCATTTTTTCAGATGCATAAAGTGAGTGGTGAAGGGGAATGCTCAGGGCATGGATGAATTCATGGAGGAGCTGGGAGGGCTCTGTCCTCTGCAGGGATCTGTCCTCTGGTTCTCAGGTGGTGCAAAAGGTTTAGGAGCAAATGAAAACTGGCAGAAATACCTGGGTAGGCTTGTCCCAGGGAAAAGAGTGATAGTGCTTTCTCCTGCCCAGTTGTTGAGGATTCTCCACACATCGGTTGCTGGGTGGGCTCCAGTGAGCTCCTGTATCTCTCTGCGCCCTGATGAGCACCCCCAGAAATGCAAATCATGGGCCAGCCCAAGCTCTCCTCATGACCGAGGCTCCAAGGAGATCAAGGCCTGAGGACCTGGAGGCTTTACATGTGCGCCCCCTCCCCTTCTTACCCATGCAGGGGTGGTCTTATTTGATGGTTTGCCCCACAGAAGCTGGTCCAGGGCCGTGCTACGGTCAAGGAGCCCGAATGTGGACAGTCCTGGCATCAGTCTCTGGCACTGTCATTTCCCAGAGCGAGTTCCTGAggccgtgcctcagtttccttgtttgtcCAGTGGGAGTGGCCGGAGTGGCCCTGGCTCCTGCCTCATTGGCAGTTGGGAGAAAGCACTTAGCAGAGTGCTGGGCACACAGGAAGGACTCTGGCAGCTTAAGTGAGTCTGAGCGAAGACATCAAAATAAGAAGAAGTCGGTCCAGCCTGGCCAGGAGCGAGGGCCGAGCAGGTCCCCTGGTCCTAGCCGTCTCCTCCCTGGGGTCCCTTTTGTCTGCACTCCTCAGAGCCCAGCTGGCAAGAGCTGGGAGTTGGCAGGCAGGGGTTGGGGAACCTCCCACTCCATCTCATCTGGGGAGCTGGCCGCGGCTGCTTCATCCTTCCCGTCTGCCGAGCCCATCATGTGAGGCCCCCCGGGGGGAGAAGGCGCCAATGGGAGGGTGTTCCAGGAGGCCCCTCGAGCTAGGCTGGGCAGCTGGGCTTCAGAGGTGGGGTGGATGCTGGGAGTCTTGGAGCTGGGAGCTTTGGAGAGCTGCATGCATCCGGGCTGACCTGTGCCAGTGGTGCCAGCTGGGGTCAGGTGGATCTTCACATGGTCAGCGAGGGTTGGGGGAGACGCAGGAGGTGGGGATGGGGCCTAGGACCAGGTTCATCCTCAACTGTGAGGGACCCCTCAAGACACCCCAATCAGCCCTTCTAGTCTCTTTAAGTCTTGGGGTTGGCCTGGGATAGCAGAGGCAGCTTGTGTGGAGAGCCTTGTAGGGAAACCACAGGTCTgtgatgtgtgtgggtgtgtgtgtgtgtgtgtctgcaggtAAATGTGTATACATAAGCGTGTGCATGTATATTTGTTTGTGAGTGATAGTGTGTGTGGGAGTGATGGTGCAAATGGTTGTGTGTGTGACGGgtgttattgtgtgtgtgtaggtaggcgtgtgtgtatgtgcatgtgtgtgccagtGTTCACCCATGCTGGGAACATGGTGCGCCTGTTCCATCCCTTCCTGAAGGTCTGGGCTGCCTCTGGGCCAAGGTTACGTCTGGGTTACGTCTGTGAGGCTCTTCTGAAGACTCAGCCGGGATGGCTGGCGGCTGGAGAGGCGGGGGCAGTGGTTTATTTCCTCGGGGTTACAAGAGCAAGGTCAGCACAGCCGAATCTGAGCTTTTGTTTGTCTCTCCCCTGCCCACAGCAGCCTGCGGTCTGTTTCATTCATTATTAAGTTTTAAATCCAGCCGAAGAGAAACTTGAGCCTTGGAACTCACTCCCTGACCGGGCTGGCTCTGCTCGACCCCCGCCGGGGAATGTCTCTGGCTTTATTCACTGTGTCCTGTGTGCCTTTGTTTTCTCAGAAACGGCCGACCCTTAGGTTTGTTTAGTTTTCCTCTGAGGCTGGACGGGCCAGCGAACGTGGGGGTTGCGAGGGCTGTCTCCAGGGAGGGTGGGGTGCGCCGGACTCCGTGCAAGGATTGCCTCTTCCTCGCCTTTGCAATGGAGTTAAGGGCCCGCCTGGCTCTAAGCTCTGTGGCCATCCACCTCCTCATTCTTCCTCCAATCACTGTCACCATTTCCTGGTCCTGGGTGGGGTTGGGGTGAATCCCTGAGtgcagagaaaacaaagaaaaccaggaTCTCAGAATGACCTGGGCCGGGAAACCCACAGATGCATCTTCAGTGCCCTGGACTCACTTCCTGCCTGAACACTGGCGTCTGCTGTGTCGTGCCCTGTGATTTCACACCTCCTATGTCTCGTCTGTTACCTGAAGCAGCAGCTTCCAGTTCTGTCAGGTCGCCCGTCCTCAGAGAATGGTGCATGCTATGGCCAATCCAATGAGGGCATTGTTGTTGTTGCAGAATTTTGCCTGTGCTCGTAAGGACCAGTGGGATTTCGTTTTCTCCAGGATTAGGGATTGGAGGGGAGTTGACTCCCAGGTGTGGATCAAGTGACGGGACTTGTCCTCCTTTTGGCCTATGATGGTCTGTGAGTTCGTTTCCAGTGACTTTGTCTAGGCTGCCCCTCCTTTCCCTATCAGGAAAGTGGCCATGAGCCTCCACTCTGATGGGGGCTACCATGTCCTGCCAGGCCCAGGCAGGTGTTGTTGAGGGAAGAGGCATTTCCCCTTCATTATCAGCCGCCCCTCTGGCGTGTCCTCTGCAGACAGGAAGGCCCTGGTGTCCACTTGCTTCcggcccctgcccctccccgcaGCCCCCTGCAGCCGTTGGCCAGCTGCACAGCCTCAGCCCGCGCGCTGTCAAGAAGCTGGCTCTGTCCTTGTTTCTCGGCAGCCCTGGGAATTGCCTCTAatctcctctctgccttcccctGCAGATGGTGATGACGACCCACAACTCTCCTGGGTGGCCTCGTCTCCCTCCAGCAAGGATGTTGCGTCACCCACGCAGATGATCGGAGATGGTTGTGACCTCGGCCTTGGCGAGGAGGAAGGGGGCACAGGCCTGCCGTACCCTTGCCAGTTCTGCGACAAGTCCTTCATCCGCCTGAGCTACTTGAAGAGGCACGAGCAGATCCACAGCGACAAGCTGCCGTTCAAGTGCACCTACTGCAGCCGCCTCTTCAAACACAAGAGGAGCCGCGACCGGCACATCAAGCTGCACACGGGCGACAAGAAGTACCACTGCCACGAGTGCGAGGCAGCCTTCTCCCGCAGCGACCACCTCAAGATCCACCTGAAGACCCACAGCTCCAGCAAGCCCTTCAAGTGCACCGTGTGCAAGCGCGGCTTCTCCTCCACCAGCTCACTGCAGAGCCACATGCAGGCCCATAAGAAGAACAAGGAGCATCTGGCCAAGTCGGAGAAGGAAGCCAAGAAGGACGACTTCATGTGCGACTACTGCGAGGACACCTTCAGCCAGACGGAGGAGCTGGAGAAGCATGTGCTCACCCGCCACCCGCAGCTCTCCGAGAAGGCGGACCTGCAGTGCATCCACTGCCCCGAGGTCTTCGTCGACGAGAACACGCTGCTCGCCCATATCCACCAAGCCCACGCCAACCAGAAACACAAGTGCCCCATGTGCCCTGAGCAGTTTTCCTCGGTGGAAGGTGTCTACTGCCACCTAGACAGCCACCGGCAGCCTGACTCCAGCAACCACAGCGTCAGTCCTGACCCCGTGCTGGGCAGCGTGGCCTCCATGAGCAGCGCCACGCCCGACTCCAGCGCCTCTGTGGAGCGCGGCTCCACCCCAGACTCCACCTTGAAGCCGCTGCGGGGGCAGAAGAAGATGCGGGATGACGGGCAGGGCTGGACCAAGGTGGTCTATAGCTGCCCCTATTGTTCCAAGCGGGACTTTAACAGCCTGGCCGTGCTGGAGATCCACCTGAAGACCATCCATGCGGACAAGCCCCAGCAGAGCCACACGTGTCAGATCTGCCTAGACTCCATGCCCACCCTCTACAACCTCAATGAGCATGTGCGCAAGCTGCACAAGAACCACGCCTACCCCGTGATGCAGTTTGGCAACATCTCCACTTTCCACTGCAACTACTGCCCCGAGATGTTCGCTGACATCAACAGCCTGCAGGAGCACATCCGCGTCTCCCACTGCGGCCCCAACGCCAACCCCTCCGACGGCAATAATGCCTTCTTCTGCAACCAGTGCTCCATGGGCTTCCTCACCGAGTCCTCCCTCACCGAGCACATCCAGCAGGCCCACTGCAACGTGGGCAGTGCCAAACTAGAGTCTCCCGTGGTGCAGCCCACACAGTCCTTCATGGAGGTCTATTCCTGCCCCTACTGCACCAACTCCCCCATCTTCGGCTCCATTCTGAAGCTCACCAAGCACATCAAGGAGAACCACAAGAACATTCCACTGGCCCACAGCAAGAAGTCCAAGGCCGAGCAGAGCCCAGTCTCATCTGACGTGGAGGTATCGTCCCCAAAGCGGCAGCGGCTCTCGGCGAGCACCAACTCCATCTCCAATGGCGAGTATCCTTGCAATCAGTGCGACCTCAAGTTCTCCAACTTTGAGAGCTTCCAGACTCACCTGAAGCTGCACCTGGAGCTGCTCCTGCGGAAGCAGGCGTGTCCCCAGTGCAAAGAGGACTTTGACTCCCAGGAGTCCCTCTTGCAGCACCTGACGGTGCATTACATGACCACGTCGACCCACTATGTGTGCGAGAGCTGCGACAAGCAGTTCTCCTCGGTGGATGACCTGCAGAAGCACCTGCTGGACATGCACACCTTCGTGCTGTACCACTGCACCCTGTGTCAGGAGGTCTTCGACTCCAAGGTGTCCATCCAGGTGCACTTGGCGGTGAAGCACAGCAACGAGAAGAAGATGTACCGCTGCACGGCCTGCAACTGGGACTTCCGCAAGGAGGCCGACCTGCAGGTGCACGTCAAACACAGCCACCTGGGCAACCCGGCCAAGGCTCACAAGTGCATCTTCTGCGGGGAGACCTTCAGCACTGAGGTGGAGCTGCAGTGCCACATCACCACGCACAGCAAGAAGTATAACTGCAAGTTCTGCAGCAAAGCCTTCCATGCCATCATCCTGCTGGAGAAGCACCTGCGGGAGAAGCACTGTGTGTTCGATGCTGCGACCGAGAACGGCACGGCCAACGGGGTGCCCCCTGTGGCCACTAAGAAGGCTGAGCCGGCTGACCTGCAGGGCATGCTGCTTAAGAACCCCGAGGCGCCCAACAGCCATGAGGCCAGTGAGGATGATGTGGACGCGTCAGAGCCCATGTACGGCTGCGACATCTGTGGGGCGGCCTACACCATGGAGGTGCTGCTGCAGAACCACCGGCTGAGGGACCACAACATCCGGCCAGGCGAGGATGACGGCTCACGCAAGAAGGCTGAGTTTATCAAGGGCAGCCACAAGTGCAACGTTTGCTCACGGACTTTCTTCTCGGAGAATGGGCTACGGGAGCACCTGCAGACGCACCGGGGCCCTGCCAAGCACTACATGTGTCCCATCTGTGGCGAGCGCTTCCCTTCGCTGCTGACGCTCACCGAGCACAAGGTGACCCACAGCAAGAGCCTGGACACGGGCACCTGTCGCATCTGCAAGATGCCCCTGCAGAGCGAAGAGGAGTTTATCGAGCACTGTCAGATGCACCCCGACCTGCGCAACTCCCTCACGGGCTTCCGCTGCGTGGTCTGCATGCAGACAGTCACCTCCACACTCGAGCTCAAGATCCATGGCACCTTCCACATGCAGAAGCTGGCAGGCAGCTCGGCGGCGTCCTCCCCCAACGGTCAGGGCCTGCAGAAGCTCTACAAGTGTGCCCTGTGCCTCAAGGAGTTCCGCAGCAAGCAGGACCTGGTGAAGCTCGACGTCAACGGGCTGCCCTATGGCCTCTGCGCCGGCTGCATGGCCCGCAGCGCTAACGGACAGGTGGGAGGCCTGGCCCCGCCCGAGCCCGCCGACCGGCCCTGTGCCAGCCTCCGCTGTCCTGAGTGCAGCGTCAAGTTCGAGAGTGCTGAAGATCTGGAGAGCCACATGCAGGTGGACCACCGCGACCTCACGCCGGAGACCAGTGGGCCCCGGAAAGGGACCCAGACGTCGCCAGTGCCCCGGGTAAGTGCGGCCCACCTCATCCTGCCCCTGCTTCCCTCCTTGCGGTTCCTCTGATCCCCACAGGAGCCACGTACCCTGAGTGCTGTGTTTCTGAGAAGTGGCGCTGTCTTGTGGTGGTGACGCACGTGCTGTGCCATAGACTCCTTGAGTTTGAACCTCGGCAGTACCATTCCTTTCCAGCTGTGTGATGGGCTCCTGTTATttatctctctgggcctcatttgtCAAgtgctcatctgtaaatgggaataataattgtCCCAACCTCAAAGAATTGCTGTGAGAGGCCGATGACATCATACAGGTAATGCACCTGGCACATACAGTGTTTCATGCTCAGTGAGGGCGCATGGGTGGCGTCTGGtgtctttgttgttgagttaGGATAGACAGACTCGTTTGCTTATTGGGTCTCCATAGGCAAGTTCCTGATTTCTCTGGGCCTTAGACTCAGGATTCTTTTGATAGTTCATAGAGATGACACACACACAAGGGGCCAAGCCTGGCACCTTCGACATGGTCTCATGAAGGGCCTTCCACGTGGTCCCGACTGCCATTATCATTAGTTATCGATTGATTCCTTTATCACGTTTTCCCTGAGCACCCATTATGATTATGTTCCTGGGAGCCAAGGAGAACCAGAAATGGACCTTGACTTGGGGACTTGTGGACCAGAGGGAGCCACAGGCCCATGACAAGTGGCTTTCAAAGAGCTGGGGTGAAGTATAGGCTATGGGAGGGCCCACACAGACCTTGGGTACAGGGGCTGAGGGTACCCAATGGTAGGCCTGGAGCCTGCGTGGCCCTTGGGTATCAGACAGCACAGACCCTGGACTCCCACTGAGTCTGTGCTGTCTGTTTCCAGACTGAAGAGGTGCCGGGCAGATCTTGGCAGTACCTTTTCCTTGAGGATTGCTGTTGGTGCTATTGGCAGGGAGGCAGGATTTGGAGAAGGGCCACCTGCCACAGGCGCCTGCTGGGACACAGGGGTGTTTGCTGAGGGTGTTTGTCCTGGGACTCTGTGATTTTGAGGGGgtgaggaaggcagagggagagagaagggggccAGAGAGAGTAAAGGGAAGACCCCGCAGTGGAAGGGGCCTCAGCGCCTGCTGACCCAGCCTCCTGGTGTTATACACACAGGCCCACGGGAGTCCAGAGGGGCAGGGGTACCTGTCCATGGACATCCGCCTGAAGAGAGGAGCACTTGAATTAAAATAgagaggccgggtgctgtggcttagtcaaggaaagaaaaggaaaagagagagagagagagagagagagagagagagagagagagagagagagagagagagggctgaGCATGGGCATTAGTTTCTGGTGCCCTGCTCTGTCCCACTCAGTCTTTCTAGCAGGGCATAGGTGGTCTCAGGGAGTGTTTGGGTCCTGGAGTCAGGTGGCCTGGGTTAAAATCTCTTTCTCCTAGGACCCAGCAGTAatttgacctctctgggcctctgtgctCCACTATGAAGCCAGAGGTAGTAGCAGTGGTAATGAATAGTGATAGTAATGGAATAGTAATAGCATCTCTCCTGGGCCGACATCTCTGCATCCAGGAAGAAACTGGGGGCCTCTCTGGTTTTTTAACCATCATCTGCTCTGATTGGTCACTGCCTGTTCCCCATTAGTTGTGAATTGTTGTGACTATTTACCATGCTGACCTCAGCGTTTTgctctgaggattaaatgtgtAAAGTTAGTGCCGAGCGCATGGTGAAGGTCACctgttatttttcccttttacagTAGCAATCCACACTCTGAGGAGTAAGGACTTGCCATGCACTTTctatttaatccttacagtaTTTCATGTTgtaagtgaggaaactgaggcatagcaCAGTGAGTTCACTTGCCTCAAGCCCCAGCTGTTGAGAGCTGAGAGGGACTTGCACCCAGGTAGGCAGCATTGGCACCACTGCCCCTGGTCTTAAGCAACAGTGCACCCAGCAGCTCTGGACCGCATCATGGCTGCAAGAAGGGAGAGGCCAGCTGGGGTGGGGTCCCGGGTGATTATGGCTGCGCTTAGGCTGTGGGGTAGCGTGGCTGGCCTGGGTCACTGTGCCTGCTTCTCCTGGGTGCCCCTCAGCCCGgatccctccttcctttctggcACTGCCCACCATGGTGCTGGGTTTCCTGAGGCTGCTTCTAGAGCCTCCAGAGCCTTGGGCTGTGTGAGCCTCCCTGGAGTGCTCTGCGTCCGGCATTGAGCACCACTTTGTGAAAGCCCCTACTATGTGAGAAGTGCTCTGCTAGCCTCTTTTAGGGCATTTCTATGGCATCAACCCAGGAACCTTGCTGTGGCCTCTGTTTTGGCAAAGAGAGGCTCCAGCTCAGAAAGGTGATGCCATATACCAAGGAGGCACAGCTGTGTGTGGCTGTGCAGAGACCAAAACTCAAGGGGAGTGTGTTTCCTAGGGACCCCCAGcccttcctctccctgccttTTGGCCTTGTGTGACTGGGGATGAGCTGAAAAATCCCGGCTTTGCCTGTCTAGAGGCCCAGGCAGATGGGCCATCGCAGAGAGGAGCTAGACAAAGCCCAGGTACCTCCCCAGCCACGGCAGCATTCTCTGGGGCCTTGCCCCCTGCCTGGGCACACCTGGGGGCAGAGGCCCAGCTGTCTGTTAgcccaccccttccctccctgaGGACCCACTCATGTAAGAACAGACTCTGGGGGTTTCACAGGGGCTTGGGGGCTGGCAGGCTGGGACCCTCGGGAGTGTATCCATAGCAACCGGCTCTCAGAGGACTGGGTTCCTGTGGGGCCAAGGCTGCTGTCGGCTAGAGTGTGAAGCATTGAAGTTCCACCTCCCCCTCTGTTTATTGGTAATGACAATATCACCTCAAGTCGGGACCAGCGCGGGCAGACCCTGGCTGTCCATCCACCCTGCAGATCCCCACCATGCCTTTCTCTGCTGGGTGGGGCAGGCTGGGTGTTCTCGCATCCATTTTACAGCCAAGCAAACAGACATCCAGGGCCTGTCCAGATCCTACTAGCTTTCTGTCACCTAGACCAGGACTTTGAGGAGGTCTGGGACACGGAGCTGAGAATGGCAGGGCAGACAGTGGACATCGAATTCCAGTTCCCCTGCTCACCAGCAAGAGGCTCTGACCAAGTGCTGCAGCCTCTGGAAACCCCACCTTCCCCATCCCTAGAGTGGAGCTCACAGAGGGTTTATGAGTATTTGCTATAAATGTCGCCCGCACATGGCAGGTTCTCAGTGAACGTTGTCTGTGGTCACGATCATGGAAATTTAGCAGCTCTGGCtggctcttccttctctcctttgtgTCTTCAAGGGCCCGGCCATTTCTTCTCTGCTCTCCCTCTCCCGTCTCCGCCATTTCCAAGTGTGTTTTCTTCCTGCCCAGGCCCCCCTCTGTGGTTGCTCAGGGCTGTGCTGGGGGAGGTAGTGCTGGCCACAGGCCCTGGAACTCAGCTCTGGTTCTCCTGGGCTGGGCCCCAGGGAAGGGGCTTATGGCAGGGGAGATGCTTACAGTGCCAAGTTCTGTCTTTCTGTAATTATGTCTCCTCGTTGGGGCTGAAGCTCCAAGAGGAGGGGGTCTCCAGGGGGGTTGAGAGCGGGGACAGACCAGGAGTAGATATGTTGGGGTGAGGACTGGGGTCCAGCCATGCTTGGAGGGTTTGGGGGGCTggtgagcctgtgtgtgtgtgtgtgcctgtgtgtgtacacatgtgtgcacTTATGAGTCTACATGT
This region includes:
- the ZNF423 gene encoding zinc finger protein 423 isoform X4, whose product is MIGDGCDLGLGEEEGGTGLPYPCQFCDKSFIRLSYLKRHEQIHSDKLPFKCTYCSRLFKHKRSRDRHIKLHTGDKKYHCHECEAAFSRSDHLKIHLKTHSSSKPFKCTVCKRGFSSTSSLQSHMQAHKKNKEHLAKSEKEAKKDDFMCDYCEDTFSQTEELEKHVLTRHPQLSEKADLQCIHCPEVFVDENTLLAHIHQAHANQKHKCPMCPEQFSSVEGVYCHLDSHRQPDSSNHSVSPDPVLGSVASMSSATPDSSASVERGSTPDSTLKPLRGQKKMRDDGQGWTKVVYSCPYCSKRDFNSLAVLEIHLKTIHADKPQQSHTCQICLDSMPTLYNLNEHVRKLHKNHAYPVMQFGNISTFHCNYCPEMFADINSLQEHIRVSHCGPNANPSDGNNAFFCNQCSMGFLTESSLTEHIQQAHCNVGSAKLESPVVQPTQSFMEVYSCPYCTNSPIFGSILKLTKHIKENHKNIPLAHSKKSKAEQSPVSSDVEVSSPKRQRLSASTNSISNGEYPCNQCDLKFSNFESFQTHLKLHLELLLRKQACPQCKEDFDSQESLLQHLTVHYMTTSTHYVCESCDKQFSSVDDLQKHLLDMHTFVLYHCTLCQEVFDSKVSIQVHLAVKHSNEKKMYRCTACNWDFRKEADLQVHVKHSHLGNPAKAHKCIFCGETFSTEVELQCHITTHSKKYNCKFCSKAFHAIILLEKHLREKHCVFDAATENGTANGVPPVATKKAEPADLQGMLLKNPEAPNSHEASEDDVDASEPMYGCDICGAAYTMEVLLQNHRLRDHNIRPGEDDGSRKKAEFIKGSHKCNVCSRTFFSENGLREHLQTHRGPAKHYMCPICGERFPSLLTLTEHKVTHSKSLDTGTCRICKMPLQSEEEFIEHCQMHPDLRNSLTGFRCVVCMQTVTSTLELKIHGTFHMQKLAGSSAASSPNGQGLQKLYKCALCLKEFRSKQDLVKLDVNGLPYGLCAGCMARSANGQVGGLAPPEPADRPCASLRCPECSVKFESAEDLESHMQVDHRDLTPETSGPRKGTQTSPVPRKKTYQCIKCQMTFENEREIQIHVANHMIEEGINHECKLCNQMFDSPAKLLCHLIEHSFEGMGGTFKCPVCFTVFVQANKLQQHIFAVHGQEDKIYDCSQCPQKFFFQTELQNHTMSQHAQ